A single genomic interval of Flavihumibacter rivuli harbors:
- a CDS encoding tetratricopeptide repeat protein, with the protein MRACLCFLVLSCCSGTISFAQQGNAELIEGNKFYREGQYEKAIGSYKKAAEKSPNDPRVIYNSANALQKKGDANAALEGYQQLIAANKDKSVTQQAWYNKGVVHQQNKQLEESIAAWKEALKLDPEDKEARENLQKALREKKEQEQKKQDQQQQQKEQKQQKQPEPPPSKLNQKQVEQLLKALEQKEKDVQKKMQQKNASPRQPEKDW; encoded by the coding sequence ATGAGAGCCTGCTTATGTTTCCTGGTCCTTTCCTGTTGCAGTGGTACCATTTCCTTTGCGCAGCAAGGCAATGCTGAACTGATCGAAGGCAATAAATTCTACCGGGAAGGCCAATACGAAAAAGCCATCGGGTCCTATAAGAAAGCGGCAGAAAAATCCCCCAATGATCCCAGGGTCATTTACAATAGCGCCAATGCCTTGCAAAAAAAGGGTGATGCAAATGCAGCCCTGGAAGGCTACCAGCAATTGATCGCAGCTAACAAGGACAAGTCGGTGACCCAGCAAGCATGGTACAACAAAGGGGTTGTGCACCAGCAGAACAAACAGTTGGAGGAAAGCATTGCAGCCTGGAAAGAAGCCCTTAAACTGGATCCCGAAGACAAGGAGGCTCGTGAGAACCTCCAGAAAGCACTGAGGGAAAAGAAAGAGCAGGAACAAAAAAAGCAGGACCAGCAACAGCAGCAGAAGGAACAGAAACAACAAAAACAACCTGAGCCACCACCAAGTAAGCTGAACCAGAAACAGGTAGAGCAATTATTGAAAGCATTGGAGCAGAAAGAAAAGGATGTCCAGAAAAAAATGCAACAAAAGAACGCTTCCCCCAGGCAACCGGAAAAAGACTGGTAA
- a CDS encoding VWA domain-containing protein, with protein sequence MFRFEHIYFLPALGLVAILAGLFIYLNSWKKKTAARIGEPELVKAITANFSPAKFRLKVILALVALAMMVIAIANPQTRGKQENIRKQGLDVMILMDVSKSMLAQDVKPNRLEKSRQLVSKLIDELKDNRVGLIWFAGRSYMQMPLTADLAAAHMYLQNAGPDAVPTQGTVIAEALKMAGTAFNAKEKKYKAIVLISDGEDHDPEAQKVARSLVEAGVMINTVGVGSPEGSTIFDPETNDTKKDAQGRTVVSKLNEQELRNLASTGNGVYVFLQDPAAAANTIRKQLGTVEQKTLEDSSFIQYETYFYIFLALALLALLAEPFIADRKTPAL encoded by the coding sequence TTGTTTCGATTTGAACATATCTACTTCCTGCCCGCGCTTGGCCTGGTGGCCATCCTGGCAGGACTCTTTATCTACCTCAACAGTTGGAAAAAAAAGACCGCTGCCAGGATCGGCGAACCGGAATTGGTAAAAGCCATTACAGCCAATTTCTCACCGGCAAAATTCAGGCTAAAGGTCATACTGGCCCTGGTTGCCCTTGCCATGATGGTGATAGCCATTGCCAACCCACAAACCAGGGGCAAGCAGGAAAACATCAGGAAGCAGGGCCTGGATGTCATGATCCTGATGGACGTGAGCAAGAGCATGCTGGCCCAGGACGTGAAACCTAACCGCCTGGAAAAATCCCGCCAACTGGTCAGCAAACTGATCGACGAACTCAAGGATAACCGTGTAGGATTGATCTGGTTTGCCGGAAGATCCTACATGCAGATGCCATTAACGGCCGACCTCGCAGCAGCACATATGTACTTGCAGAATGCAGGTCCTGATGCCGTTCCCACACAGGGAACCGTTATCGCAGAAGCACTGAAGATGGCCGGCACCGCCTTCAATGCAAAGGAAAAGAAATACAAGGCCATCGTACTGATATCAGACGGGGAAGACCATGACCCGGAAGCCCAGAAGGTTGCCCGCAGCCTGGTAGAAGCGGGAGTCATGATCAATACAGTGGGGGTAGGATCACCCGAAGGCAGCACCATCTTCGATCCTGAGACCAATGATACCAAAAAGGATGCCCAGGGCAGGACCGTTGTCAGCAAATTGAATGAACAGGAACTGAGGAACCTGGCCAGCACCGGCAATGGCGTCTATGTTTTCCTGCAGGACCCTGCCGCGGCAGCCAATACCATCCGCAAGCAATTGGGAACAGTTGAACAAAAGACCCTGGAGGATAGTTCCTTCATCCAATACGAAACCTATTTCTATATCTTCCTGGCCCTGGCCTTACTGGCCCTTTTGGCTGAACCATTCATTGCCGACCGTAAAACACCCGCCCTATGA
- a CDS encoding penicillin-binding transpeptidase domain-containing protein: MRFLIGLSIVLLGLTACSPNNVKEDKSLEQFFTDNKVTGVFGLFDNGQGNFTISDKKRFRDSAYLPASTFKIVNSLIGIETGRVKDDSTVIPWDGKVRSIENWNQDLSMYRAFRYSAVPWFQELARRIGKDTMQRWLDTLGYASRYGRATINKIDTFWLDNSIKITPDEQLGLVKKLYFDQLPFQRRTHEIVRRMMLFEDNANYKLSYKTGWGKNERAENTAWIIGWIEENKHPYFFVLQVSSKDPDAKMDVIRMNILKGILKQMGFMEGKK, translated from the coding sequence ATGCGTTTCCTGATCGGACTTTCTATAGTGCTTCTTGGCCTAACCGCCTGTTCACCCAATAATGTCAAGGAAGATAAAAGTCTTGAACAGTTCTTCACCGACAACAAGGTAACCGGTGTGTTCGGCCTCTTTGACAATGGCCAGGGCAACTTCACCATTAGCGACAAGAAGCGATTCAGGGACAGCGCCTACCTGCCGGCATCCACCTTCAAGATCGTCAATTCCCTGATCGGCATTGAAACCGGCCGGGTAAAGGATGATAGTACCGTCATTCCCTGGGATGGGAAGGTTCGTTCCATTGAGAACTGGAACCAGGACCTGAGCATGTACCGGGCCTTCCGTTACTCAGCCGTTCCCTGGTTCCAGGAATTAGCCCGAAGGATCGGTAAGGATACCATGCAGCGCTGGCTGGATACCCTTGGCTATGCGAGCCGCTATGGAAGGGCCACCATCAATAAGATCGATACCTTCTGGCTGGACAATAGCATCAAGATAACTCCCGATGAGCAATTAGGGTTGGTCAAGAAACTCTATTTCGACCAGTTACCCTTCCAGCGCAGGACACATGAGATCGTGCGCAGGATGATGCTGTTCGAGGACAATGCCAACTACAAGCTCAGCTATAAAACCGGCTGGGGAAAGAACGAGAGAGCCGAAAACACTGCCTGGATCATCGGCTGGATCGAGGAAAACAAGCACCCCTATTTCTTTGTCCTGCAGGTTAGCTCAAAAGACCCTGACGCCAAAATGGATGTTATCCGCATGAATATCCTGAAAGGCATCCTGAAGCAAATGGGCTTCATGGAAGGAAAGAAGTAA
- a CDS encoding vanadium-dependent haloperoxidase, producing the protein MRIVFVLLVSLVVLGSCQQKGDYKKGIHDPILFARTVKKLNNVVLENNFPPMIASRNYVYASIAAYEVVAAGAPRQFESLAGQISHMPAMPKPTDTANIDFPMAAMLAFTKVGNAVTFPEGSLMGYYEELLNMADSLGMPSAIQEGSKAYADTVAAAIMKWSKGDNYAQTRSATRYTVTSEDGRWVPTPPMYAQAVEPHWMEIRTMVLDSASSCKAAMPPAFNISDKNSAFYKAMMEVKQVGDSLTEEQKHIADFWDDNPFKLNVSGHVMFATKKFSPPGHWMNIVGIAAKKSGADFNTTVAAYTKTAIASFDAFISCWEGKYTYNYIRPETVINKYVSPDWRPYIQTPPFPSFPSGHATVSAAVAEAMTSMFGDNLRFTDTSLLEFGIANREITSFRNAAKEAAMSRLYGGIHFRFDNDLGAESGKKIGELIVNRLKMKK; encoded by the coding sequence ATGCGAATAGTTTTTGTATTACTGGTTTCATTAGTAGTGTTAGGTTCCTGCCAACAAAAAGGCGACTACAAGAAAGGCATACATGACCCGATCCTTTTTGCCAGGACCGTTAAGAAGCTGAACAATGTGGTGCTGGAGAACAACTTCCCACCCATGATCGCCAGCCGTAACTATGTCTATGCATCCATTGCAGCCTATGAAGTAGTGGCAGCGGGTGCCCCCCGGCAGTTTGAAAGCCTTGCCGGCCAGATCAGCCATATGCCGGCAATGCCAAAACCGACCGATACGGCCAATATTGATTTCCCAATGGCTGCTATGTTGGCCTTCACCAAGGTGGGCAATGCCGTAACCTTCCCTGAAGGCAGCCTGATGGGCTATTACGAAGAATTGCTGAATATGGCTGATAGCCTGGGGATGCCTTCCGCTATCCAGGAGGGAAGCAAGGCCTATGCAGACACCGTGGCAGCTGCCATTATGAAATGGTCCAAAGGCGATAACTACGCCCAAACCAGGTCAGCTACCCGTTACACGGTAACCTCCGAAGATGGAAGATGGGTACCCACTCCGCCGATGTATGCACAGGCTGTGGAGCCCCATTGGATGGAGATCAGGACCATGGTGCTGGACAGCGCTTCCTCCTGTAAGGCAGCTATGCCTCCGGCTTTTAATATCAGCGACAAGAACAGCGCTTTTTACAAGGCCATGATGGAAGTGAAGCAGGTGGGGGATAGCCTGACAGAAGAACAAAAGCATATCGCGGACTTTTGGGATGACAATCCATTCAAGTTGAACGTCAGCGGACATGTGATGTTCGCAACCAAAAAGTTCTCCCCTCCCGGCCACTGGATGAATATTGTAGGCATCGCAGCGAAGAAATCCGGAGCAGATTTCAATACTACCGTTGCCGCATATACGAAAACAGCCATTGCATCATTTGATGCTTTCATCAGTTGCTGGGAAGGGAAATACACCTACAATTATATCAGGCCCGAAACAGTGATCAACAAATACGTATCACCCGATTGGAGGCCCTATATCCAGACGCCTCCGTTCCCCTCCTTCCCCAGTGGCCATGCCACGGTATCCGCCGCGGTGGCGGAAGCTATGACCAGCATGTTTGGGGATAACCTCCGCTTCACGGACACGTCGCTGCTGGAGTTCGGCATTGCCAACAGGGAGATCACTTCTTTCCGCAATGCCGCTAAAGAAGCAGCTATGTCAAGACTTTACGGCGGTATCCACTTCCGGTTCGACAACGATCTGGGCGCGGAATCTGGAAAAAAGATCGGGGAACTGATCGTCAACAGGCTGAAGATGAAAAAATGA
- a CDS encoding phosphatase PAP2 family protein: MRPSNNKLFALLAGAGIFMAACSKNVEERVTPTFEPTTTESNGGNWKTLLIGNPESIAIPAPADINSNAYQQELADIKAAQASLSDEEKELINQWKGSGLIKWNEVAREMVAAYNLPPEANPDGTYPVPSATNPGAYPKFPFANPPYASRAYAYLHVALYDALVTCWKYKFQYNRKSPSVNDNSIKALETVQQDLPSYPSEDGVISQVAYRMLKVMFPNDTLKFEQLRDNQQQAKILSGVASPSDVAAGEAIANAVADKVLARYRTDGMGQAVGNPTLWAQLEVDAVAHGTSTPWKSMETPARPPMLPFFGNVKQWLISTAQRDSLRPPPPPAIGSPEYQKALDEVLHYSKNQTSETWRINQFWADGAGTYTPPGHWNEIACNSIAANQFSELRAARALALMNMAIQDAGISCWDAKTYYFYPRPSQMNTAIKTIGLPNFPSYTSGHSTFSGAAATVLGYVFPGEKAKFEAMAQEASLSRIYGAIHYRFDCEAGLKCGNAIGSFAVKLGQNDGAN, translated from the coding sequence ATGAGACCAAGCAACAATAAGCTATTCGCACTGTTGGCCGGCGCCGGTATTTTTATGGCAGCCTGCTCCAAGAATGTAGAAGAAAGGGTAACACCTACCTTTGAACCCACCACCACAGAATCCAATGGCGGCAACTGGAAGACACTGCTGATCGGCAATCCCGAAAGCATTGCCATTCCTGCACCCGCAGACATCAATAGCAATGCCTACCAACAGGAACTGGCCGATATCAAGGCAGCCCAGGCATCCTTATCCGACGAAGAGAAAGAGCTGATCAACCAATGGAAAGGCAGCGGACTCATCAAATGGAATGAGGTGGCAAGGGAAATGGTAGCAGCTTACAACCTTCCTCCTGAAGCCAACCCGGACGGCACCTACCCCGTTCCCAGTGCTACTAACCCTGGCGCCTACCCGAAGTTTCCTTTTGCCAATCCTCCCTATGCCTCAAGGGCCTATGCTTACCTCCACGTTGCCCTATATGATGCACTGGTTACCTGCTGGAAATACAAGTTCCAGTACAACAGGAAATCACCCAGTGTAAACGACAACAGCATCAAGGCACTGGAAACCGTGCAGCAGGACCTGCCCTCCTATCCGTCAGAGGACGGCGTGATCAGCCAGGTAGCCTACCGCATGCTGAAAGTGATGTTCCCTAATGATACCCTGAAATTTGAGCAGCTGCGCGACAACCAGCAGCAAGCCAAAATATTATCCGGCGTGGCAAGTCCTTCTGACGTGGCTGCCGGAGAAGCCATTGCCAATGCAGTGGCCGACAAAGTACTGGCCCGTTACCGTACCGATGGCATGGGGCAGGCAGTGGGTAACCCAACCCTTTGGGCACAACTGGAAGTGGATGCTGTTGCCCATGGCACATCAACCCCATGGAAGAGCATGGAAACCCCAGCCCGTCCACCCATGTTGCCTTTCTTTGGCAATGTAAAGCAGTGGCTTATCAGCACCGCACAACGCGACTCCCTCCGTCCGCCACCACCACCAGCCATCGGCTCACCTGAGTACCAGAAAGCACTGGACGAAGTGTTGCATTACAGCAAGAACCAAACCAGTGAAACCTGGCGCATTAACCAGTTCTGGGCCGATGGGGCGGGTACCTATACCCCACCCGGTCACTGGAACGAGATCGCCTGTAATTCCATTGCGGCCAACCAGTTCAGTGAACTAAGGGCTGCCAGGGCTTTAGCCTTGATGAATATGGCCATCCAGGATGCCGGCATCAGCTGCTGGGATGCAAAGACCTATTATTTCTATCCAAGGCCTTCCCAAATGAACACAGCCATCAAAACAATTGGCCTTCCCAATTTCCCCTCATACACCTCAGGGCACTCAACCTTCTCCGGTGCAGCTGCCACGGTTCTAGGCTATGTCTTTCCGGGGGAAAAAGCGAAGTTTGAGGCGATGGCCCAGGAGGCTAGTCTTTCCAGGATCTATGGCGCCATTCACTATCGTTTCGATTGTGAAGCAGGCCTGAAATGCGGCAATGCCATTGGATCTTTTGCAGTGAAGCTTGGACAAAATGATGGTGCAAACTAA